In Amaranthus tricolor cultivar Red isolate AtriRed21 chromosome 3, ASM2621246v1, whole genome shotgun sequence, a single window of DNA contains:
- the LOC130807268 gene encoding uncharacterized protein At5g01610-like, whose translation MAKIQIQIQVSILTIFILCFSLSPSISSSITVHELLKKKGLPAGLLPKEVKSYEFNDENGLLEVFLDGPCLTKFENRVLFESVVRANLTYGELMGVEGLTQEELFIWLPVKEITVFDPKSGIILFDIGMAQKQLSLSLFEDPPSCKQQDELIKYSGRKDKGFGAER comes from the exons ATGgctaaaattcaaattcaaattcaagtcTCCATACTTACAATCTTCATCCTCTGTTTTTCACTTTCTCCCTCCATTTCATCCTCCATTACAGTCCATGAACTTCTAAAGAAGAAGGGTCTTCCTGCAGGTCTTCTTCCTAAAGAAGTAAAATCATATGAATTCAATGATGAAAATGGTCTTTTAGAGGTTTTTCTTGATGGTCCATGTTTAACAAAATTCGAAAACAGGGTATTATTTGAGAGTGTTGTAAGGGCTAATCTTACTTATGGAGAACTTATGGGTGTTGAAGGATTAACACAGGAAGAATTATTCATATGGTTACCTGTTAAAGAAATCACTGTTTTTGATCCTAAATCTGGAattattttgtttgatattGGTATGGCTCAGAAACAGCTTTCTTTGTCGCTTTTTGAAGATCCTCCTAGTTGCAAACAACAAGATG AATTGATAAAGTATAGTGGAAGGAAGGACAAAGGATTTGGAGCAGAAAGATGA